In one window of Rathayibacter caricis DSM 15933 DNA:
- a CDS encoding LCP family protein encodes MAAERSIRHGRLRRRSGRRTAVVAVAAGLAVLGVSATSLVAIAAASISRNVTGNAVDLGVEADGTGGLQLGAIEGGFSVLIVGTDNDAAQGEQFGVRDATLNDVNILLHVSEDHDSATVISFPRDLILDRPECTDPETGVVSPAETAASLNRAFGAGGLACVNDTLQAFTGLSVPYAGWVSFNGVIEMSNAVGGVPICLAGPIRDTDSGLDLPAGVSTVSGETALAFLRTRKGVGDGSDLGRISSQQQYLASLMRTVRSADTLSNPPVLYGLAQAASSNLHLSTTMTNPSTMISLALALKDIDLERMVFVQYPALDDPDYPGKVVPDPVLGAELMARVLADEPVVLAPAPGDPVEPAPPAVEPTAGAQEPAPPQEPAAVAAPGQTAAEETCAVPSG; translated from the coding sequence ATGGCAGCAGAGCGCAGCATCCGCCACGGGCGGCTCCGGCGACGGTCGGGACGGCGGACCGCGGTGGTCGCGGTGGCGGCGGGACTGGCCGTCCTCGGCGTCAGCGCGACCTCGCTGGTGGCCATCGCGGCCGCGAGCATCAGTCGCAACGTCACCGGCAACGCCGTCGACCTCGGCGTCGAGGCCGACGGCACCGGAGGCCTGCAGCTCGGCGCGATCGAGGGCGGCTTCAGCGTCCTGATCGTCGGCACCGACAACGACGCCGCGCAGGGCGAGCAGTTCGGCGTCCGCGACGCCACGCTCAACGACGTCAACATCCTCCTGCACGTCTCGGAGGACCACGACAGCGCGACGGTGATCAGCTTCCCGCGCGACCTGATCCTCGACCGCCCCGAGTGCACCGACCCCGAGACGGGAGTCGTCTCACCGGCCGAGACCGCCGCCTCGCTCAACCGTGCGTTCGGCGCCGGGGGACTGGCCTGCGTCAACGACACCCTGCAGGCCTTCACCGGCCTCTCCGTGCCCTATGCCGGCTGGGTCTCGTTCAACGGGGTCATCGAGATGAGCAACGCGGTCGGGGGAGTGCCGATCTGCCTCGCCGGTCCGATCCGGGACACCGACTCCGGGCTCGACCTGCCCGCCGGCGTGTCGACCGTCTCCGGAGAGACGGCGCTCGCGTTCCTGCGCACCCGCAAGGGCGTCGGCGACGGCAGCGATCTGGGGCGCATCTCCTCCCAGCAGCAGTACCTCGCCTCGCTGATGCGCACCGTCCGCTCGGCCGACACGCTCTCGAACCCGCCCGTGCTCTACGGGCTCGCCCAGGCGGCCTCGTCGAACCTGCACCTCTCGACGACGATGACGAACCCGAGCACGATGATCTCCCTCGCGCTCGCCCTCAAGGACATCGACCTCGAGCGGATGGTGTTCGTGCAGTACCCCGCGCTCGACGACCCGGACTACCCGGGGAAGGTCGTCCCGGATCCGGTGCTCGGCGCCGAGCTGATGGCACGGGTCCTGGCGGACGAGCCCGTCGTGCTCGCCCCCGCGCCGGGAGACCCGGTCGAGCCCGCGCCGCCCGCCGTCGAGCCCACGGCCGGCGCACAGGAGCCTGCTCCGCCGCAGGAGCCCGCGGCGGTCGCCGCTCCGGGCCAGACGGCCGCGGAGGAGACCTGCGCAGTCCCGTCCGGCTGA
- a CDS encoding carbohydrate ABC transporter permease, with amino-acid sequence MTTTAVSLPPAPPVADPPVLRRRPRRTRAQRRRGVAGALTSIGMIALAALVGAPFYYIVVSTLKTQQEVSNAPFALPTRLDFRNYADVFASVPIVGAFANTFYVTVVSVALMLLVGSMAAYAMLLRTTLLTRIVSVVLIIAFLVPGQATLIPLYRLLASAGLVDSLEGLILLYAAGSIFCYFLIQGYMKSLPLEIFEAARIDGAGPWQIYWRIVLPLIRPILITVGVFQTMWVWNDFITPNVFISSSEKQTLVLQVYKAVGQFGVNWPAFLTLSVVVLLPMVVFFVLMQKHIVGGLVSGSVKG; translated from the coding sequence ATGACCACCACCGCGGTCTCCCTGCCCCCGGCACCGCCGGTCGCCGATCCCCCCGTCCTTCGCCGACGCCCGCGACGGACGCGCGCTCAGCGCCGTCGCGGAGTGGCGGGCGCCCTGACCAGCATCGGCATGATCGCGCTGGCCGCGCTGGTCGGCGCACCCTTCTACTACATCGTCGTCAGCACGCTGAAGACGCAGCAGGAGGTGTCGAACGCTCCGTTCGCCCTGCCGACCCGCCTCGACTTCCGCAACTACGCCGACGTGTTCGCCTCCGTCCCGATCGTCGGAGCCTTCGCGAACACGTTCTACGTCACGGTCGTGTCGGTGGCGCTCATGCTCCTCGTGGGCTCGATGGCGGCCTACGCGATGCTGCTGCGCACCACGCTCCTCACCCGGATCGTGTCGGTCGTGCTGATCATCGCGTTCCTGGTGCCCGGTCAGGCGACGCTGATCCCGCTCTACCGCCTCCTGGCGAGCGCCGGTCTGGTCGACAGCCTGGAGGGGCTGATCCTGCTCTACGCCGCGGGGTCGATCTTCTGCTACTTCCTGATCCAGGGGTACATGAAGTCGCTCCCGCTCGAGATCTTCGAGGCCGCGCGGATCGACGGGGCGGGTCCGTGGCAGATCTACTGGCGCATCGTGCTCCCCCTGATCCGGCCGATCCTCATCACCGTGGGCGTCTTCCAGACGATGTGGGTCTGGAACGACTTCATCACCCCGAACGTCTTCATCAGCTCGTCCGAGAAGCAGACGCTCGTGCTGCAGGTGTACAAGGCGGTCGGGCAGTTCGGAGTGAATTGGCCCGCGTTCCTCACGCTGAGCGTCGTCGTGCTGCTGCCGATGGTGGTCTTCTTCGTCCTGATGCAGAAGCACATCGTGGGCGGTCTGGTGTCCGGCAGCGTGAAGGGGTGA
- a CDS encoding ABC transporter substrate-binding protein, translated as MSHRPHTVALRTAALAVAAASAFSLTACGSAGADSGKTELSFFSWDNEATMTPVIEAFEAANPDISVEFSNAPPVAEYVSTLQTRLAGNNAADVFLIAAENKTNLIDGGFVKDLTDEPFMAEMSPYNTETYSSDGKAYGMSTSSWAGGILYNRALLEAAGVTEVPTDWDGFLDALSSVKDTGVVPYYDAATQIPMGLSAMVGSVDAEQGGEVDEAIFDGSAEFGDLWDEPLAAWSELLTSGLMSQDVVSLTGDQIVDEFANGRVAMIAAGPWNLPAVREKAPDLDVEFAPFPTLDGAGFWAGAASPGFAINAKTDHEAEAEAFLSFLGSEEGVRIYQEGTSALTTTANYTPVVDPALEPNLAGLQEGRFYLPSIAWPREQDALSTEAVAQIQLLVQGQASPEDVSAALQARLESQG; from the coding sequence ATGTCGCATCGCCCCCACACCGTCGCCCTCCGCACGGCCGCCCTCGCCGTCGCCGCGGCGAGCGCCTTCTCCCTGACCGCCTGCGGCTCCGCCGGCGCCGACTCCGGGAAGACCGAGCTCAGCTTCTTCTCCTGGGACAACGAGGCGACGATGACGCCGGTCATCGAGGCCTTCGAAGCAGCGAACCCGGACATCTCGGTCGAGTTCTCGAACGCGCCTCCGGTCGCCGAGTACGTCTCGACCCTGCAGACCCGCCTCGCGGGGAACAACGCGGCGGACGTGTTCCTGATCGCCGCCGAGAACAAGACGAACCTCATCGACGGCGGCTTCGTGAAAGACCTGACCGACGAGCCGTTCATGGCCGAGATGTCGCCGTACAACACCGAGACGTACAGCAGTGACGGCAAGGCGTACGGCATGTCGACCTCCTCCTGGGCCGGCGGGATCCTCTACAACCGGGCACTTCTGGAGGCGGCGGGCGTCACGGAGGTGCCGACCGACTGGGACGGCTTCCTCGACGCACTGTCGAGCGTCAAGGACACCGGAGTCGTGCCGTACTACGACGCCGCCACGCAGATCCCGATGGGCCTGTCGGCGATGGTCGGCTCGGTCGACGCCGAGCAGGGCGGCGAGGTCGACGAGGCGATCTTCGACGGGAGCGCCGAGTTCGGCGACCTTTGGGACGAGCCGCTCGCCGCCTGGAGCGAGCTGCTCACCAGCGGGCTGATGAGCCAGGACGTCGTCAGCCTGACCGGCGACCAGATCGTGGACGAGTTCGCGAACGGACGCGTCGCGATGATCGCTGCCGGACCGTGGAACCTGCCCGCTGTCCGCGAGAAGGCCCCGGATCTCGACGTCGAGTTCGCTCCCTTCCCCACTCTCGACGGAGCCGGGTTCTGGGCCGGAGCCGCATCCCCGGGCTTCGCGATCAACGCGAAGACCGACCACGAGGCCGAGGCCGAGGCGTTCCTGAGCTTCCTCGGCAGCGAGGAGGGCGTCCGGATCTATCAGGAGGGCACCTCCGCGCTGACGACGACCGCCAACTACACGCCGGTCGTCGACCCGGCGCTCGAGCCGAACCTCGCCGGACTGCAGGAGGGGCGCTTCTACCTCCCCTCGATCGCCTGGCCGCGCGAGCAGGACGCTCTGAGCACCGAGGCGGTCGCTCAGATCCAGCTGCTCGTGCAGGGGCAGGCCTCCCCCGAGGACGTCTCGGCGGCGCTGCAGGCGCGACTCGAGTCGCAGGGCTGA
- a CDS encoding MFS transporter — protein MTTATATVRRDQGFPEPTEPAKGSYIFWLLAAQLVFFIALLGPAIVGIGIKIQSFVDAGVIDANGATGAAAVLGGFGALFATIANVVFGRLSDRTTSRFGRRRVWIVAGTVIMTVAFVIMALAPSLLLATVGWSLAQLGANMTLAPFIATIADQVPKFQRGKITAALGIAQNVGVLGGTYVAQAFQDQLLILFVGPSVLAIIVMVVFAVVLPDRRLPAAPPRATLRDWAETFWVSPRKNPDYALAWWSRFLITFASFGFTTFRFFYLLNHIGVDAEDIPGVITTSVLIYTATLVGASYFAGWLSDRIGRRKVFVWSSTALFAIGTFALIFVQDVPTFYILEALLGIAYGIYVGVDLALVVDVLPDPENSGKDLGVFNIANALPQTIAPLIGGILVYVSDPSGNNYALWFSVCAVAAIIGALVIFPIKKVR, from the coding sequence ATGACGACGGCGACCGCGACGGTCAGGCGCGACCAGGGCTTCCCGGAGCCGACCGAGCCCGCCAAGGGGAGCTACATCTTCTGGCTGCTCGCGGCGCAGCTGGTGTTCTTCATCGCCCTGCTGGGGCCGGCGATCGTCGGCATCGGGATCAAGATCCAGTCGTTCGTCGACGCGGGCGTCATCGACGCGAACGGTGCGACCGGAGCCGCAGCGGTGCTGGGCGGATTCGGTGCCCTGTTCGCCACGATCGCGAACGTCGTCTTCGGTCGTCTCTCGGACCGCACGACGAGCCGCTTCGGCCGCCGACGCGTCTGGATCGTCGCCGGCACGGTCATCATGACCGTCGCCTTCGTGATCATGGCGCTGGCGCCCAGCCTCCTCCTCGCCACGGTCGGCTGGTCGCTCGCCCAGCTCGGCGCCAACATGACGCTCGCCCCCTTCATCGCGACGATCGCCGACCAGGTGCCCAAGTTCCAGCGCGGCAAGATCACCGCGGCCCTCGGCATCGCGCAGAACGTCGGCGTCCTCGGCGGCACCTACGTCGCACAGGCGTTCCAGGACCAGCTCCTCATCCTCTTCGTCGGCCCCTCGGTCCTCGCCATCATCGTCATGGTCGTCTTCGCCGTCGTCCTCCCCGACCGCCGCCTGCCCGCCGCTCCGCCGCGTGCGACCCTCCGCGACTGGGCCGAGACCTTCTGGGTCAGCCCGCGCAAGAACCCCGACTACGCGCTCGCCTGGTGGTCCCGCTTCCTCATCACCTTCGCGAGCTTCGGCTTCACGACGTTCCGCTTCTTCTACCTCCTCAACCACATCGGCGTCGACGCCGAGGACATCCCCGGCGTCATCACGACGAGCGTGCTCATCTACACCGCCACCCTGGTCGGAGCCAGCTACTTCGCCGGCTGGCTGTCGGACCGGATCGGGCGGCGCAAGGTCTTCGTCTGGAGCTCCACCGCGCTGTTCGCGATCGGGACCTTCGCGCTGATCTTCGTGCAGGACGTCCCCACCTTCTACATCCTCGAGGCGCTGCTCGGCATCGCCTACGGCATCTACGTCGGCGTCGACCTCGCCCTCGTCGTGGACGTCCTCCCCGACCCCGAGAACTCGGGCAAGGACCTCGGCGTCTTCAACATCGCCAACGCCCTCCCCCAGACGATCGCGCCGCTCATCGGCGGCATCCTCGTCTACGTCAGCGACCCGTCGGGCAACAACTACGCACTCTGGTTCTCCGTCTGCGCGGTCGCCGCGATCATCGGAGCGCTGGTCATCTTCCCGATCAAGAAGGTCAGGTAG
- a CDS encoding glycoside hydrolase family 43 protein: protein MTGYLLAYFLPGPGGEAVRFAVSADATPLVFHALPGGPLCSNVGERGARDPFLVRDTASGRVVLLATDLRTEDDDWHRAVRHGSRSILVWESSDLVDWGDPQLRAVAPEEAGNAWAPKAYRNEEHGCWQVFFSSALFPPGQDRGTAVHQRILVVETEDFVRFSPARAALDTGRDVIDATFLPDGDEWLRFTVETPVGADATSITLARGASLDGRFETVRTGIGRPELARGEGPAVIRSADGAATWLLIDEFGLRGYRVFSSARPGKGGFEPVRGACLPDDARHGSLLALTDDEAARLRSRAGIGPAPVGSSRGGGASW from the coding sequence GTGACCGGGTACCTCCTCGCCTACTTCCTCCCGGGGCCCGGTGGGGAGGCCGTGCGGTTCGCCGTGAGCGCGGACGCGACTCCGCTCGTCTTCCACGCACTGCCGGGCGGGCCGCTGTGCTCGAACGTGGGCGAGCGCGGCGCCCGGGACCCGTTCCTCGTGCGGGACACCGCCTCGGGACGGGTCGTGCTGCTCGCCACGGACCTGCGCACGGAGGACGACGACTGGCACCGGGCGGTGCGGCACGGCAGCCGGTCGATCCTGGTGTGGGAGTCGTCGGATCTCGTCGACTGGGGCGATCCCCAACTGCGAGCCGTCGCTCCGGAGGAGGCGGGCAACGCGTGGGCGCCGAAGGCGTACCGGAACGAGGAGCACGGCTGCTGGCAGGTCTTCTTCTCGAGCGCGCTCTTCCCGCCCGGGCAGGATCGCGGCACCGCCGTCCACCAGAGGATCCTCGTCGTCGAGACGGAGGACTTCGTGCGCTTCTCCCCCGCGAGGGCCGCCCTGGACACCGGTCGCGACGTCATCGACGCGACGTTCCTCCCCGACGGCGACGAGTGGCTCCGCTTCACTGTCGAGACGCCGGTGGGAGCCGACGCGACCTCGATCACGCTCGCGCGCGGAGCGTCCCTCGACGGCCGCTTCGAGACCGTGCGGACGGGGATCGGCCGCCCCGAGCTCGCCCGCGGAGAAGGTCCCGCGGTCATCCGCTCCGCCGACGGGGCCGCGACCTGGCTGCTGATCGACGAGTTCGGCCTGCGCGGGTACCGCGTCTTCTCCTCCGCCCGACCCGGGAAGGGAGGGTTCGAACCGGTCCGTGGCGCGTGTCTACCCGACGACGCGCGCCACGGGTCGCTCCTCGCGCTCACCGACGACGAAGCGGCACGACTCCGCTCCCGTGCCGGGATCGGGCCTGCACCCGTGGGAAGCTCGAGGGGAGGAGGTGCGTCATGGTGA
- a CDS encoding DUF6518 family protein, with amino-acid sequence MPSASRSSLLSALALALVGGLLLGGATSLLQTVLPPALNSFANSSGGWSMLVFALVRLTRVRPVPGAVVGLVSFLAMLEGYDLVTGWRGFGWSPPFSDPFWLLAVPAGPILGAAAALTLHGTTAWRVPAVAPLSGVLIGEGIWALGAVADTTSPVYWWLEIVLGVGFLLLAVLRRRPGPLVVLASLAVTAAAAVCFDVVYSLF; translated from the coding sequence GTGCCCTCCGCCTCGCGATCCTCCCTGCTGTCCGCCCTCGCCCTCGCCCTCGTCGGCGGACTGCTGCTGGGAGGGGCGACGAGCCTCCTGCAGACCGTCCTCCCGCCCGCGCTGAACTCGTTCGCCAACTCGTCCGGTGGCTGGTCGATGCTGGTGTTCGCCCTCGTGCGGCTCACGCGGGTGCGTCCCGTGCCCGGCGCGGTCGTCGGCCTCGTCTCGTTCCTCGCGATGCTCGAGGGCTACGACCTGGTCACCGGCTGGCGCGGCTTCGGCTGGTCGCCGCCGTTCTCCGATCCGTTCTGGCTGCTCGCCGTCCCCGCCGGCCCGATCCTCGGAGCCGCCGCGGCGCTCACTCTGCACGGCACGACCGCCTGGCGGGTGCCGGCCGTCGCTCCGCTCTCGGGGGTGCTGATCGGCGAGGGGATCTGGGCGCTGGGCGCCGTCGCCGACACCACGAGCCCGGTCTACTGGTGGCTCGAGATCGTGCTCGGCGTCGGGTTCCTCCTGCTCGCCGTCCTGCGTCGCAGGCCCGGCCCGCTGGTCGTGCTCGCGTCACTCGCGGTCACGGCGGCCGCGGCGGTCTGCTTCGACGTGGTGTACTCGCTGTTCTGA
- a CDS encoding family 43 glycosylhydrolase — protein sequence MHDTDTRAPSPSPLERFLADPSLVVSGGRWHLFPTTDGIHDWGSRAFRCYSSPDLVDWTDEGEILRLGRDVAWADSFAWAPAALERDGTHYLYFTAGNSIGVARASDAAGPYADLGTPLVPAGRFPGTAIDPSVFVDDDGAVYLLWGNSVAHLVRLGDDLMSFHEDAVHSWVPTGFREAAHLHRRGDSYFLTWSENDTREEDYRVRWAVGSSLFGPWTDGGVLLEKNTAEGILATGHHSICRVPGTDDWVIAYHRFAVPGGDGVHREIVFDLLHHDGDRLVPVVPRHAHLRLPLS from the coding sequence ATGCACGACACCGACACGAGGGCACCCTCCCCCTCGCCTCTGGAGCGCTTCCTCGCCGATCCGTCGCTCGTCGTCTCCGGCGGCAGATGGCACCTCTTCCCGACGACCGACGGCATCCACGACTGGGGCAGCCGGGCCTTCCGGTGCTACTCCTCCCCCGACCTGGTCGACTGGACGGACGAGGGCGAGATCCTGCGCCTCGGTCGCGACGTCGCCTGGGCCGACTCCTTCGCCTGGGCGCCCGCCGCTCTCGAGCGGGACGGCACCCACTACCTCTACTTCACGGCGGGCAACAGCATCGGAGTGGCCCGCGCCTCCGATGCCGCGGGCCCCTACGCCGACCTCGGCACCCCCCTCGTGCCCGCAGGCCGCTTCCCCGGCACCGCCATCGATCCGTCGGTGTTCGTCGACGACGACGGGGCGGTCTACCTGCTCTGGGGCAACTCCGTCGCCCACCTGGTGCGCCTCGGCGACGACCTGATGTCGTTCCACGAGGACGCGGTGCACTCCTGGGTGCCGACCGGGTTCCGGGAGGCGGCGCACCTGCACCGGCGCGGCGACTCCTACTTCCTGACCTGGTCCGAGAACGACACCAGGGAGGAGGACTACCGCGTGCGCTGGGCGGTCGGCAGCAGTCTGTTCGGCCCGTGGACCGACGGCGGCGTCCTGCTCGAGAAGAACACCGCCGAGGGCATCCTCGCGACCGGTCACCACTCGATCTGCCGCGTCCCCGGCACGGACGACTGGGTCATCGCCTACCACCGCTTCGCCGTGCCGGGCGGAGACGGGGTGCACCGCGAGATCGTCTTCGACCTGCTCCACCACGACGGCGACCGGCTCGTGCCCGTGGTCCCCCGGCACGCCCACCTCCGACTCCCCCTCTCCTGA
- a CDS encoding TSUP family transporter has protein sequence MAALSALVLLVVAVGAVCQVLSGVGFALVTSPLLVLALGHDRGVRTVLALSIVLNAVVLVRSFRHVRPAEALRLLVPAALLVVPAALLLDAVRPAALAVVAGVVILLATALVVGGRALPFLDGARGAVLAGALSGVFTVLAGAGGPPVALFAAQRRWTPVVASATLQAFALPLNLLTLLVLGPSPADLSGLGWALAGLALGTILAMLVAPRVSAAAVRRVTLVVAALGGAGLVVGGIAGAA, from the coding sequence GTGGCGGCGCTGAGCGCGCTCGTCCTGCTCGTGGTCGCCGTCGGCGCGGTGTGCCAGGTGCTGTCGGGAGTCGGATTCGCGCTGGTCACCTCTCCCCTGCTCGTGCTCGCGCTCGGCCACGACCGCGGCGTCCGCACTGTGCTGGCACTGTCGATCGTCCTCAACGCGGTCGTCCTCGTCCGGTCGTTCCGGCACGTGCGTCCGGCGGAGGCACTGCGCCTCCTCGTGCCCGCGGCACTGCTGGTCGTGCCGGCGGCACTCCTGCTGGACGCCGTCCGGCCCGCGGCCCTCGCCGTCGTCGCGGGAGTGGTGATCCTGCTCGCGACGGCGCTCGTGGTAGGCGGACGTGCACTCCCGTTCCTCGACGGCGCGCGGGGCGCGGTCCTCGCCGGGGCGCTCAGCGGAGTCTTCACCGTGCTGGCGGGCGCCGGCGGTCCGCCCGTCGCCCTCTTCGCCGCCCAGCGCCGCTGGACACCCGTCGTCGCGAGCGCGACCCTCCAGGCGTTCGCGCTCCCCCTCAACCTGCTGACGCTGCTGGTGCTCGGCCCGTCCCCGGCTGATCTGTCGGGACTGGGCTGGGCGCTGGCCGGACTCGCCCTCGGGACGATCCTGGCGATGCTCGTCGCGCCCCGGGTGTCGGCCGCAGCGGTGCGACGGGTCACCCTCGTCGTCGCGGCGCTCGGTGGTGCGGGCCTGGTGGTCGGGGGCATCGCCGGCGCGGCGTGA
- a CDS encoding LacI family DNA-binding transcriptional regulator: protein MVTIHDVAKEAGVSAMTVSHVLNDHPHVRETTREKVLDVITRLDYRVNVAARNLRTGRTGTIGLAVPEIDRPYYGRLAAEIIAAAEKHDLRVVIEQTGAQRENELGALASSRKRLYDGIILSTVGLGAADTELLRVDHPLVILGERIFEGPVDHVAMANVDGARMAVAHLIEKGCRRIVMVDDPAPDEVDVSSLRLEGYRRAHGEAGLAVDPALHIEVGEFTMAGGSRGIRDFVDRGVPFDGVFCITDTVGIGVLRGLADRGIPVPGQVRVAAFDAILEGEYTVPRLTTVDPDHAFMARTAVERLVYRIAGGTTAAEEHMAAPRLIVRESSA from the coding sequence ATGGTGACGATCCACGACGTGGCGAAAGAGGCCGGGGTCTCGGCGATGACCGTGTCGCACGTGCTGAACGACCACCCGCACGTCCGCGAGACCACGCGCGAGAAGGTGCTCGACGTGATCACGCGGCTCGACTACCGGGTCAACGTCGCCGCGCGGAACCTGCGGACGGGACGCACCGGCACCATCGGACTCGCGGTGCCCGAGATCGACCGGCCGTACTACGGGCGCCTCGCCGCCGAGATCATCGCCGCCGCCGAGAAGCACGACCTCCGCGTCGTGATCGAGCAGACCGGCGCCCAGCGCGAGAACGAGCTCGGAGCGCTCGCGTCCTCCCGGAAGCGGCTGTACGACGGCATCATCCTGAGCACAGTCGGGCTCGGCGCGGCCGACACCGAGCTGCTGCGCGTCGATCATCCACTCGTGATCCTCGGCGAGCGGATCTTCGAGGGGCCGGTCGATCACGTGGCCATGGCGAACGTGGACGGAGCCCGGATGGCCGTCGCCCACCTGATAGAGAAGGGCTGCCGCCGGATCGTGATGGTCGACGATCCCGCACCCGACGAGGTCGACGTGTCGAGTCTGCGTCTCGAGGGCTACCGTCGCGCGCACGGGGAGGCCGGACTCGCGGTCGATCCTGCCCTGCACATCGAGGTCGGCGAGTTCACGATGGCGGGCGGATCCCGCGGCATCCGCGACTTCGTCGACCGCGGCGTCCCCTTCGACGGGGTGTTCTGCATCACCGACACAGTCGGGATCGGGGTCCTCCGTGGTCTCGCCGATCGGGGTATCCCGGTGCCGGGACAGGTCAGGGTCGCCGCCTTCGACGCGATCCTCGAGGGCGAGTACACGGTGCCGAGGCTGACCACGGTCGATCCCGACCACGCGTTCATGGCGCGCACCGCGGTCGAGCGGCTCGTCTACCGCATCGCGGGCGGGACCACGGCGGCCGAGGAGCACATGGCCGCGCCGCGCCTGATCGTGCGGGAGAGCTCGGCCTGA
- a CDS encoding carbohydrate ABC transporter permease, which produces MSALTAPHRGAALVRRARIDPLRRRETISTSLFLVPIVLVFVLLFAVPLAQSFYFSLTDFDGYSVDSEFVGLANYASIVRDPAMLAGLLFTLTYSLGTTVLVTALAIPLALVLNRPFVGRGAVRAVLFFPAIPSIAILGLVWGLILSPLGSGAINRVLETVAGLGPVPWLSNGTLAQLSVIVVGVWSSTGWHAILYLAYLQSIPEDYYEVARIDGASAVRRFFSITLPLLAPAVTVSTLLLMTGGLKVYDLPFTLTKGGPGFSTYTITQSIIQNGVGQAQFGKASALAVVFLLVVGSIVAVQLLISRRFEERTS; this is translated from the coding sequence ATGTCTGCCCTCACCGCACCGCACCGCGGAGCCGCCCTTGTCCGGCGCGCCCGCATCGATCCGCTCCGGCGTCGCGAGACCATCAGCACGAGCCTGTTCCTCGTGCCGATCGTGCTCGTCTTCGTCCTGCTCTTCGCCGTGCCGCTCGCCCAGTCGTTCTACTTCAGCCTGACCGACTTCGACGGCTACTCCGTCGACTCCGAGTTCGTCGGACTCGCGAACTACGCCAGCATCGTCCGCGACCCGGCGATGCTGGCCGGGCTCCTCTTCACGCTGACCTACAGCCTCGGGACCACGGTCCTCGTCACTGCGCTGGCGATCCCTCTGGCCCTCGTCCTCAACCGCCCCTTCGTCGGTCGCGGAGCGGTCCGGGCCGTCCTCTTCTTCCCGGCCATCCCCAGCATCGCGATCCTCGGCCTCGTCTGGGGCCTGATCCTGTCGCCGCTGGGCTCCGGAGCCATCAACCGGGTGCTCGAGACCGTCGCTGGGCTCGGTCCGGTGCCGTGGCTCTCGAACGGCACCCTCGCCCAGCTCTCGGTCATCGTCGTGGGCGTCTGGTCGAGCACCGGCTGGCACGCGATCCTCTATCTCGCCTATCTGCAGTCGATCCCCGAGGACTACTACGAGGTCGCCCGCATCGACGGAGCGTCGGCCGTGCGGCGCTTCTTCTCGATCACCCTCCCCCTGCTCGCCCCCGCGGTGACGGTCAGCACGCTGCTCCTCATGACGGGCGGGCTGAAGGTCTACGACCTGCCCTTCACCCTGACCAAGGGCGGTCCTGGGTTCTCGACCTACACGATCACGCAGTCGATCATCCAGAACGGAGTCGGCCAGGCGCAGTTCGGCAAGGCCTCGGCCCTCGCCGTCGTGTTCCTGCTCGTCGTCGGCTCGATCGTCGCCGTGCAGCTGCTCATCTCGCGCCGATTCGAGGAGAGGACCTCATGA
- the pnuC gene encoding nicotinamide riboside transporter PnuC, with the protein MELVHWLFDAQIVLGDQRLLWREVIGNVFGLASALGGMRRKVWAWPVGLVGNALLFTVFMGALFGTPNPVNLLGQAGRQVMFMIVSVYGWYRWTHRPESSPTVIEPRWASWRTRALLVLGMVGGTAVLTPLFRALGSYEPVWSDAWIFTGSLLATYGMAKGWVEFWLIWVAVDVVGVPLLFSAGYYASGLMYVVYGAFTLVGFFVWMRHGRKPSSAAVTVG; encoded by the coding sequence GTGGAGCTCGTGCACTGGCTGTTCGATGCGCAGATCGTCCTGGGCGACCAGAGGCTGCTCTGGCGCGAGGTCATCGGCAACGTCTTCGGGCTCGCGAGCGCTCTGGGCGGCATGCGGCGGAAGGTCTGGGCCTGGCCGGTCGGGCTCGTCGGCAACGCCCTGCTTTTCACGGTCTTCATGGGCGCCCTCTTCGGCACTCCCAACCCCGTGAACCTGCTCGGACAGGCCGGACGGCAGGTCATGTTCATGATCGTGAGCGTCTACGGCTGGTACCGGTGGACCCACCGCCCGGAGTCGTCGCCGACCGTGATCGAGCCGCGGTGGGCGTCCTGGCGGACCCGCGCGCTCCTGGTGCTCGGGATGGTCGGCGGCACCGCGGTGCTCACTCCGCTGTTCCGCGCCCTCGGCTCCTACGAGCCGGTGTGGAGCGACGCGTGGATCTTCACCGGATCGCTGCTCGCGACCTATGGCATGGCGAAGGGATGGGTCGAGTTCTGGCTGATCTGGGTCGCCGTCGATGTCGTGGGCGTGCCCCTGCTCTTCTCGGCCGGGTACTACGCCTCCGGCCTCATGTACGTCGTCTACGGAGCGTTCACGCTGGTCGGGTTCTTCGTCTGGATGCGGCACGGGCGCAAGCCTTCCAGCGCGGCGGTCACGGTCGGCTGA